A section of the Gemmatimonadales bacterium genome encodes:
- a CDS encoding DoxX family protein, whose product MAKIPWLLQFSDPALLFMRLLVGLVFITSGRSHVKDPVARGKSIGASPGFTRILGVAEVAGGLGVALGVLPQVAALGLILIMLGAIQKKLFVWHTGFWGEHSDGWHYDLLFVAMNLVIATTGGGRYVLV is encoded by the coding sequence ATGGCGAAAATTCCTTGGCTGCTCCAGTTCAGTGACCCGGCGCTCCTCTTCATGAGGCTGCTGGTGGGCCTGGTGTTCATCACCAGCGGACGGAGTCACGTGAAAGACCCCGTCGCCCGGGGCAAGAGCATCGGGGCGAGCCCGGGGTTCACCCGCATTCTCGGCGTCGCGGAGGTGGCGGGCGGGCTGGGCGTGGCGCTGGGCGTGCTGCCCCAGGTGGCCGCGCTGGGGCTCATTCTCATCATGCTCGGCGCGATCCAGAAAAAGCTCTTCGTCTGGCATACCGGATTCTGGGGAGAGCATAGCGACGGCTGGCACTACGATCTCCTCTTCGTGGCGATGAACCTGGTGATCGCGACGACGGGGGGCGGGCGGTATGTGCTCGTGTGA
- the msrB gene encoding peptide-methionine (R)-S-oxide reductase MsrB — protein sequence MRLALIFALAAAALASTGGTAAAQAQPIGWNPMTFKKPSDAELKRQLTSEQYTVTQHEGTERPFHNAYWDNHAAGIYVDVVSGEPLFSSLDKYESGTGWPSFVRPMEPANLQTKSDHRLLEDRTEVRSAHADSHLGHVFDDGPPPTGKRYCMNSAALRFVPVDRLEAEGYGKYLQLFKPR from the coding sequence GTGAGACTCGCTCTGATCTTCGCCTTGGCCGCGGCGGCGCTGGCATCGACCGGCGGCACCGCGGCGGCGCAGGCCCAACCCATTGGATGGAACCCGATGACCTTCAAGAAGCCGAGCGATGCCGAGCTCAAACGTCAGCTCACGTCGGAGCAGTACACCGTGACCCAGCACGAGGGGACCGAGCGGCCGTTCCACAATGCCTACTGGGACAACCACGCGGCGGGGATCTACGTCGACGTGGTCTCCGGCGAGCCGCTGTTCAGCTCGCTCGACAAGTACGAATCGGGTACCGGGTGGCCCAGCTTCGTCCGGCCGATGGAGCCGGCCAATCTCCAGACCAAAAGTGACCACCGGCTGCTGGAAGACCGGACCGAAGTGCGCTCGGCCCACGCCGACTCCCATCTGGGGCATGTGTTCGACGACGGCCCTCCGCCGACCGGGAAACGCTACTGCATGAACTCCGCGGCGCTCCGGTTCGTCCCGGTTGACCGGCTGGAGGCGGAGGGGTACGGCAAGTACCTGCAGCTGTTCAAGCCGCGCTAG
- a CDS encoding glucoamylase family protein yields MAAEQRLTGVRRPGRRRTPLLARLNQTRRILEDAHARLTAASDGGEDIGPAGEWLLDNYHVIQEHVGEVRESLPRGYYRELPELASGPLAGYPRVYELAIVLISHSEGRVDLDNVSGFVAAFQRATPLTIGELWAVPAMLRLGLIENVRRMALRAVLRLDELAAADAAAARIARAGETDRDALDEALTRFASHPPPLTPTFVSRFLQQLRIEGGALPAVVRLEQWIAEEALGAEEATVRATQRLALTQVGMANSITSLRAIARMNWRALVEEQSRMEPILREDPSGFYPRMTFATRDRYRHEVERIAKRTGRAEEAVARAALQCARTAGEPDPGEPRRRHVGYYLIGPGLLELERITGYRPTPAQAVDRWVRQHPNVVFVGGVLAATLGALAAVLWLGGPPARQAWVAVLLLGLIPANDIAVNLVNQLVTAFLPPRPLPKLDLHEHGVPPEFRTAVVIPTLFGSVDAVREALENLEVQFLANREAHLHFAVLSDFTDAPAETREGDAAIVEAAVDGVRALNARYGGGREDAFYLLHRPRRWNPAEGVWMGWERKRGKLAEFNRFIRGGAKGAFLVTVGDMEPLRAVRYVITLDADTVLPPDAAPLLVGALAHPLNHAVYDPALGRVVHGYGILQPRVGVSLPSAHRSVFASIHSGHPGVDPYTTAVSDVYQDLYGEGSFTGKGVYDVDAFEQATHGRFPENTLLSHDLIEGSYARAGLATDVIVYDEYPTRYLTFTSRKHRWIRGDWQLLPWLMRRVPGPDGAEPNRLSLLSRWKIIDNLRRSTIELAQLAFLLAGWIVLPGGALRWTLLGLGAIAAPWIVSLLLALLRPPLDKSWRPYYAAVARDAVTSAQQVTLAIVFLPHQAWVSADAIVRTLIRLLVTRRHLLEWRTASQTERGMSDSFRTYWRSMWPAVGLAGVVLLLVMGRASGHGPVSPIPLWQWGIAVLPLALAWLVSPAVAHALGAPALPREHRLPPDSRRQALRYALLHWHFFDRFVTAETQWLAPDNFQEDPGPVVALRTSPTNIGLQLLATVSAWDLGFIPLDDLVRRLELVLRSLEGMRRFRGHFYNWYDLRDLSVLEPAYISTVDSGNLAGHLIALRQACLELPDDSAFDSRIWRALDTALALVEERTSAVPQASGAREPLRAARAALVASRREPASTAALSRVAEPLERAAAVLGGVGLPRDLVEPALDWISWTRRLITTHCDWTARLDARPFASLRELAPHSPEAAQLISRLEVIAERARDYAMGMDFRCLFDEKRKLFAIGFQQSAHALDSSNYDLLASEARLASFLAVAKDDAPVDHWFHLGRTLTYAAGAPALVSWSGSMFEYLMPMLVMRSFPYTLLAQTCQGAVSRHVAYGGERGVPWGVSESAYNLRDRHHTYQYRAFGVPDLALKRGLGRELVVAPYATVLAMMIDPQRALANLTLLESKGALGPYGFRDALDYTRPDPARRYALVHTYMAHHLGMGLVALTNAMTAHVWQRRFHADPVVRSAELLLHERIPRRLVLQEPQDDRLDQARPEADLYRPTVRQFDTVDTPQPHVALLGHLPYTIMVSHGGSGYSRFEGLAVTRWRSDGTSDATGQFCYVKDPATGRLWSAAHQPVCAPADRYRALLATDRVTFERFDGEIETRTEIAVVPEDSAEVRRVTVTNNGDQVRELELTSYGEIVLGPPEADRIHPAFGNLFVETEWHDWCSAITATRRPRSAGERELWCVHVVDSGKERVGAVSCETDRARFLGRGRTTRDPVALETDGALSGTTGPVLDPIFALRTRVRLDPGQSASVAYTTLVATSRERAFELADRYHDPHAAQRALDLAWTSSQVELRELNISPIDAAVFQEIAGLLLYGSPALRAPQSELRRNQGSQPLLWAHGISGDWPILLATIENAEGLPTLRQLLAAHRYWHRRGMMVDLVVVSASASSYIQDLDDRITAAAYALSDPGAIDRSGGVFIRRRDLLGAEDLLMLRATARVHVPCDGRPLGRVLSAAMAPAPVEPPVEQRDSSNVPPRAPARSDSAVAKVVRRIGALPGLLTSHLGAGPSTRTARPTREGELPPVASLNGFGQLGPDGEYEISIVGDRLPPAPWANVIATPHGGFVITERGGGFCWTVNSYFFRLTPWHNDPVSDPPGEVLYLQDMENGELWCPTPGPVRSGGAYTVRHGAGSSSFEHQRGGIGTRLTLGMADDAPVKLALLRVTNQESRARRLTLTSYVEWTLGVLREHTQHQVCTAFDSEHGAILAQNFFDPQFAGQVAFHAFTEPVLAYSGNRREFLGRNGAVSDPAALRGEALRGTTGAGHDPCAALQCLIELAPWETREIVILTGAGTDRAAAQAALAEYRDVPRARATLVRAGDRWRERLSVVTVRTPEPSFDAMLNRWTLYQALACRMWARSAIYQSSGAYGFRDQLQDVMAFVYAEPALAREHILRAAGRQFVEGDVQHWWHPQSGRGVRTRISDDLAWLPYVVDHYVRVTGDASVLDEYVPFLSMRALGPEEHEVYDLPEVSPERASVYQHCLRALRRACTTGGHGLPLIGTGDWNDGMNRVGVEGRGESVWLAWFLIATLRSFAERSETRGEVAVAAELRRQADDYLAAVEKHGWDGAWYRRAYFDDGTPLGSLGSDECRIDSIAQSWSVISGAGDPARQVQAMDSLERYLVREDGRLLMLLTPPFDTTAQDPGYIKGYLPGVRENGAQYTHAALWAVLATALRGKGDRAFELFQMLNPLTHAQTPEEVETYKVEPYVVAADVYTAEGQLGRGGWTWYTGSASWMYRVGLEGILGFTKRGDTLFIEPRAPAAWREYTIEYRHGQSLYVIVVRQEEATEAGVTEVAIDGRVTPGGGIPLVDDGQRHAVTVRATSRAPRPPRSDSPPPPGARG; encoded by the coding sequence GTGGCGGCGGAGCAGCGGCTCACCGGCGTCCGGCGGCCCGGACGTCGGCGCACGCCCCTGCTGGCGCGGCTCAACCAGACCCGCCGAATCCTGGAGGATGCCCACGCGCGGCTGACCGCGGCCTCCGATGGAGGCGAGGACATCGGGCCCGCCGGCGAATGGCTGCTGGACAACTACCATGTCATCCAGGAGCACGTCGGCGAGGTCCGGGAGAGCCTGCCTCGAGGCTACTACCGGGAGCTGCCCGAGTTGGCGAGCGGACCGCTGGCCGGCTATCCCCGAGTCTACGAGCTGGCGATCGTTCTGATCTCGCACAGCGAGGGCCGGGTCGACCTGGACAACGTGAGCGGCTTCGTCGCGGCGTTCCAGCGGGCGACCCCGCTCACCATCGGCGAGCTCTGGGCCGTCCCCGCGATGCTGCGGCTGGGCCTGATCGAGAACGTCCGCCGTATGGCGCTGCGCGCGGTGCTGCGGCTCGACGAGCTGGCCGCCGCGGATGCCGCCGCCGCGCGGATCGCCCGCGCGGGCGAGACCGACCGCGACGCTCTCGACGAGGCGCTCACCCGCTTCGCCTCTCATCCCCCGCCGCTCACGCCGACGTTCGTCTCCCGCTTCCTGCAGCAGCTCCGCATCGAGGGCGGCGCGCTTCCCGCCGTCGTGCGCCTGGAGCAGTGGATTGCGGAGGAGGCGCTGGGAGCAGAGGAGGCCACCGTCCGGGCCACCCAGCGGCTGGCGCTCACCCAGGTGGGGATGGCCAACAGCATCACCAGCCTCCGCGCGATCGCCCGGATGAACTGGCGCGCGCTCGTCGAGGAGCAGAGCCGGATGGAGCCGATCCTCCGGGAGGACCCGTCCGGCTTCTACCCTCGGATGACGTTCGCGACCCGCGATCGATATCGCCACGAGGTGGAGCGCATCGCCAAGCGCACCGGACGCGCGGAGGAGGCCGTGGCGCGGGCCGCGCTCCAGTGCGCCCGCACCGCCGGCGAGCCGGATCCGGGAGAACCGCGGCGGAGACACGTGGGCTACTACCTGATCGGCCCCGGGCTGCTCGAGCTGGAGAGGATCACCGGCTATCGCCCGACACCTGCCCAGGCGGTGGACCGCTGGGTGCGGCAGCATCCCAACGTCGTGTTCGTGGGCGGGGTGCTCGCGGCCACGCTCGGCGCGCTGGCCGCGGTGCTGTGGCTGGGCGGACCGCCGGCCCGCCAGGCCTGGGTCGCCGTCCTCCTCCTCGGCCTGATCCCCGCCAACGACATCGCCGTCAACCTGGTGAACCAGCTGGTCACGGCATTCCTGCCGCCCCGGCCGCTTCCCAAGCTGGACCTGCACGAGCACGGGGTTCCCCCCGAGTTCCGCACCGCCGTGGTGATCCCGACGCTGTTCGGCAGTGTGGACGCGGTCCGTGAGGCACTGGAGAACCTGGAGGTCCAGTTCCTGGCCAACCGGGAAGCCCACCTCCATTTCGCCGTACTGAGCGACTTCACCGACGCGCCAGCCGAAACCCGCGAGGGCGACGCGGCGATCGTCGAGGCCGCGGTCGACGGCGTGCGGGCACTCAACGCCCGCTACGGCGGCGGACGGGAGGACGCGTTCTACCTCCTCCATCGGCCGAGGCGATGGAATCCCGCTGAAGGCGTCTGGATGGGCTGGGAGCGAAAACGGGGAAAGCTGGCCGAGTTCAACCGGTTCATCCGGGGCGGCGCCAAGGGTGCGTTCCTGGTGACGGTGGGAGACATGGAGCCGCTTCGCGCGGTCCGGTATGTGATCACGCTGGACGCCGACACCGTGCTGCCGCCGGACGCGGCTCCGCTGCTGGTCGGCGCGCTGGCCCATCCCCTCAATCACGCGGTTTACGACCCGGCCCTCGGCCGAGTGGTGCACGGCTACGGCATCCTCCAGCCGCGGGTCGGCGTGTCGCTTCCCAGCGCCCACCGGTCGGTGTTCGCCTCCATCCATTCGGGCCATCCGGGGGTCGATCCGTACACCACGGCGGTGTCCGACGTCTACCAGGATCTGTATGGCGAGGGGAGCTTCACCGGCAAGGGGGTCTACGATGTCGACGCGTTCGAGCAGGCGACCCACGGACGCTTCCCGGAGAACACCCTGCTCTCCCACGACCTGATCGAGGGCAGCTACGCCCGGGCCGGTCTCGCCACCGACGTCATCGTCTACGACGAATACCCGACCCGCTACCTGACGTTCACCAGCCGCAAGCACCGCTGGATTCGGGGCGATTGGCAGCTGCTGCCGTGGCTCATGCGCCGGGTGCCCGGCCCGGACGGCGCCGAGCCCAACCGGCTCTCGCTCCTGTCCCGCTGGAAGATCATCGATAACCTCCGACGCAGCACGATCGAGCTGGCCCAGCTGGCGTTCCTGCTGGCCGGCTGGATCGTCCTGCCGGGCGGGGCGCTCCGCTGGACCCTGCTCGGCCTCGGCGCGATCGCCGCTCCCTGGATCGTGTCGCTGCTCCTGGCGCTGCTGCGGCCCCCGCTGGACAAGTCCTGGCGGCCCTACTACGCGGCGGTGGCACGCGACGCGGTTACCAGCGCCCAGCAGGTAACGCTCGCCATCGTCTTCCTGCCGCACCAGGCGTGGGTGTCCGCCGATGCCATCGTCCGCACCCTGATCCGCCTGCTGGTGACCCGGCGCCACCTGCTGGAGTGGCGGACGGCCTCCCAGACCGAGCGCGGCATGTCGGACTCGTTCCGGACCTACTGGCGGAGCATGTGGCCGGCGGTGGGACTCGCCGGCGTGGTGCTGCTGCTGGTGATGGGGCGGGCCAGCGGGCATGGCCCGGTCTCGCCGATCCCCCTCTGGCAATGGGGCATCGCCGTGCTCCCGCTGGCGCTGGCGTGGCTGGTCTCGCCCGCGGTGGCTCACGCCCTGGGCGCGCCCGCGCTGCCCCGGGAGCACCGGCTGCCGCCCGACAGCCGGCGCCAGGCGCTTCGCTACGCCCTGCTCCACTGGCACTTCTTCGACCGCTTCGTCACCGCTGAGACCCAGTGGCTGGCACCGGACAACTTCCAGGAGGATCCCGGGCCGGTGGTGGCCCTGCGCACGTCGCCCACCAACATCGGTCTCCAGCTGCTGGCCACCGTGAGCGCCTGGGACCTGGGCTTCATCCCGCTCGACGACCTGGTTCGCCGTCTGGAGCTGGTGCTCCGCTCGCTCGAGGGGATGCGCCGATTCCGAGGACACTTCTACAACTGGTACGACCTGCGGGACCTGAGCGTGCTGGAGCCGGCGTACATCTCCACCGTCGACAGCGGCAATCTCGCAGGGCACCTCATCGCGCTGAGGCAGGCCTGTCTGGAGCTGCCGGACGACTCGGCGTTCGACTCGCGCATCTGGCGCGCCCTCGATACGGCGCTGGCCCTGGTCGAGGAACGGACCTCGGCGGTGCCCCAGGCGTCGGGCGCCCGGGAGCCGCTTCGTGCCGCGCGCGCCGCTCTGGTCGCCTCCCGGCGGGAGCCGGCCTCCACGGCGGCCCTCTCCCGCGTGGCCGAGCCGCTGGAGCGCGCGGCAGCGGTGCTGGGCGGGGTCGGGCTGCCGCGCGACCTGGTCGAGCCGGCGCTCGACTGGATCTCCTGGACCCGCAGGCTGATCACGACGCACTGCGACTGGACGGCGAGGCTCGATGCCAGGCCCTTCGCCAGCCTGCGGGAGCTCGCGCCCCACTCGCCAGAGGCCGCGCAGCTGATCTCGCGGCTGGAGGTGATCGCCGAGCGGGCCCGGGATTACGCCATGGGGATGGATTTCCGCTGCCTCTTCGATGAGAAGCGGAAGCTGTTCGCCATCGGGTTCCAGCAGAGCGCGCACGCCCTGGACAGCTCCAACTACGACCTGCTCGCCTCCGAGGCGCGGCTGGCGAGCTTCCTCGCCGTGGCCAAGGACGACGCGCCGGTGGACCACTGGTTCCATCTCGGCCGCACCCTGACCTACGCGGCGGGAGCGCCGGCGCTGGTGTCGTGGAGCGGGAGCATGTTCGAGTATCTGATGCCGATGCTGGTCATGCGCTCGTTCCCCTATACGCTGCTGGCGCAGACCTGCCAGGGCGCCGTGAGCCGGCACGTCGCTTATGGCGGCGAGCGCGGTGTCCCGTGGGGCGTTAGCGAGAGCGCGTACAACCTGCGCGACCGGCACCACACCTATCAGTACCGCGCCTTCGGCGTGCCCGATCTGGCGCTCAAGCGCGGCCTGGGACGCGAGCTGGTGGTGGCGCCGTACGCCACAGTGCTGGCCATGATGATCGACCCCCAGCGAGCGCTCGCCAACCTCACGCTGCTGGAGAGCAAGGGCGCCCTCGGCCCCTACGGTTTCCGCGACGCACTGGACTATACCCGTCCCGATCCCGCTCGCCGCTATGCCTTGGTCCACACCTACATGGCGCATCATCTGGGAATGGGACTGGTGGCCCTGACCAACGCCATGACCGCCCACGTGTGGCAGCGCCGGTTTCACGCCGACCCGGTGGTGCGCTCGGCGGAGCTGTTGCTGCACGAGCGGATCCCCCGCAGGCTGGTACTGCAGGAACCGCAGGACGATCGGCTGGACCAAGCGAGACCCGAAGCGGATCTCTACCGGCCGACCGTACGTCAGTTCGATACCGTGGACACGCCGCAGCCGCATGTCGCCCTGCTGGGCCACCTGCCGTACACCATCATGGTCAGTCACGGCGGCTCGGGCTACAGTCGCTTCGAGGGGCTCGCGGTGACTCGTTGGCGCTCGGATGGGACCAGCGACGCCACCGGGCAGTTCTGCTACGTCAAGGATCCTGCCACCGGCCGCCTCTGGTCGGCGGCGCATCAGCCGGTGTGCGCCCCGGCCGACCGATATCGCGCCCTCCTGGCCACCGACCGGGTCACCTTCGAGCGCTTCGACGGCGAGATCGAGACCCGCACCGAGATCGCGGTGGTTCCCGAGGACTCGGCCGAGGTGCGGCGGGTGACGGTGACCAACAACGGCGATCAGGTCCGGGAGCTCGAGCTCACCAGCTACGGCGAGATCGTGCTCGGCCCGCCGGAGGCGGACCGGATCCACCCCGCGTTCGGTAACCTGTTCGTCGAGACCGAGTGGCACGACTGGTGTAGCGCGATCACCGCCACCCGGCGGCCGCGCTCGGCCGGGGAGCGTGAGCTCTGGTGCGTGCACGTGGTCGACAGCGGCAAGGAGCGGGTCGGGGCGGTCAGTTGCGAGACCGATCGGGCCCGCTTCCTCGGCCGGGGCCGCACCACCCGCGACCCGGTCGCCCTGGAAACCGACGGGGCGCTGTCGGGCACGACCGGCCCGGTGCTGGATCCGATCTTCGCGCTCCGCACGAGGGTCAGGCTGGACCCGGGCCAGTCCGCCTCGGTCGCGTACACGACGCTCGTGGCCACCAGCCGCGAGCGGGCGTTCGAGCTGGCCGATCGCTACCATGATCCGCACGCGGCGCAGCGGGCGCTCGACCTGGCCTGGACCTCCAGCCAGGTGGAGCTCCGCGAGCTCAACATCTCTCCGATAGATGCGGCGGTGTTTCAGGAGATCGCCGGGCTCCTGCTCTACGGCTCGCCGGCCCTGCGTGCGCCGCAGAGCGAGCTGCGCCGAAACCAGGGCTCCCAGCCGCTTCTGTGGGCCCATGGGATCTCGGGCGACTGGCCCATCCTGCTTGCCACCATCGAGAACGCCGAGGGCCTGCCGACGCTCCGGCAACTGCTGGCGGCACACCGGTACTGGCACCGCCGCGGGATGATGGTGGACCTCGTGGTGGTCAGCGCGAGCGCATCCAGCTACATCCAGGATCTGGACGACCGGATCACGGCCGCCGCCTATGCGCTGAGCGATCCCGGCGCCATCGACCGCTCGGGCGGGGTGTTCATCCGGCGCCGGGACCTGCTGGGTGCCGAGGATCTCCTGATGCTCCGGGCCACGGCCCGGGTGCACGTGCCCTGCGACGGCCGACCGCTTGGCCGAGTGCTGAGCGCGGCCATGGCGCCGGCGCCGGTGGAGCCGCCGGTGGAGCAGCGGGACAGCTCCAACGTCCCTCCCCGCGCGCCGGCCCGGAGCGACTCCGCGGTGGCGAAGGTGGTGCGGAGGATCGGGGCGCTGCCCGGGCTGCTGACCTCCCATCTGGGCGCGGGCCCCTCGACCCGGACCGCACGGCCGACCCGCGAGGGAGAGCTCCCGCCGGTGGCATCGCTCAACGGGTTCGGCCAGCTCGGGCCCGACGGCGAGTACGAGATCAGCATCGTCGGCGACCGGCTGCCGCCCGCGCCCTGGGCCAACGTGATCGCAACCCCGCATGGCGGGTTCGTGATCACTGAGCGAGGCGGCGGCTTCTGCTGGACCGTGAACAGCTACTTCTTCCGGCTCACGCCCTGGCACAACGATCCGGTGAGCGATCCGCCCGGCGAGGTGCTGTACCTGCAGGACATGGAAAACGGCGAGCTGTGGTGCCCCACACCCGGCCCGGTCCGCTCCGGCGGGGCGTACACCGTGCGCCACGGCGCGGGATCGTCGTCATTCGAGCATCAGCGCGGCGGCATCGGCACCCGGCTCACGCTGGGCATGGCGGATGACGCGCCGGTCAAGCTCGCGCTGTTGCGGGTGACCAACCAGGAGTCGCGCGCCCGGCGGCTGACGCTGACGAGCTACGTGGAATGGACGCTGGGCGTGCTCCGGGAGCATACCCAGCACCAGGTGTGCACCGCGTTCGACTCCGAGCATGGCGCCATCCTGGCGCAGAACTTCTTCGACCCGCAGTTCGCCGGCCAGGTGGCGTTCCACGCGTTCACCGAGCCGGTCCTCGCCTACTCCGGCAACCGGCGAGAGTTTCTCGGCCGAAACGGCGCCGTGAGCGACCCGGCGGCCCTCCGGGGCGAGGCGCTCCGCGGCACGACGGGCGCCGGTCACGATCCCTGCGCGGCGCTGCAGTGCCTGATCGAGCTGGCGCCGTGGGAAACCCGCGAGATCGTGATCCTCACCGGGGCCGGCACCGATCGGGCCGCCGCACAGGCGGCGCTCGCCGAGTACCGCGACGTGCCCCGCGCCCGTGCCACTCTCGTCCGGGCCGGCGACCGGTGGCGGGAGCGCCTCTCGGTCGTGACCGTCCGGACGCCGGAGCCCTCCTTCGACGCGATGCTGAACCGGTGGACCCTCTACCAGGCGCTCGCCTGCCGCATGTGGGCCCGCTCGGCGATCTACCAGAGCAGCGGCGCCTACGGCTTCCGCGATCAGCTGCAGGACGTGATGGCATTCGTCTACGCGGAGCCGGCGCTCGCGCGGGAGCACATCCTGCGCGCGGCTGGCCGCCAGTTCGTGGAGGGCGACGTGCAGCATTGGTGGCACCCGCAGAGCGGGCGCGGGGTGCGGACCCGAATCTCCGACGACCTGGCCTGGCTGCCGTACGTGGTCGATCACTACGTCCGGGTCACCGGTGACGCCTCGGTGCTCGACGAGTACGTTCCCTTCCTCAGCATGCGGGCCCTGGGGCCGGAGGAGCATGAGGTCTACGATCTGCCCGAGGTCAGCCCGGAGCGCGCCAGCGTGTATCAGCACTGCCTCCGCGCCCTCCGGCGGGCGTGTACCACCGGCGGCCACGGGCTGCCGTTGATCGGGACCGGCGACTGGAACGACGGCATGAACCGGGTGGGAGTCGAGGGCCGGGGGGAGAGCGTATGGCTGGCCTGGTTCCTCATCGCCACGCTCAGATCTTTCGCCGAACGGAGTGAGACGCGGGGCGAAGTCGCGGTGGCCGCCGAGCTCCGGCGGCAGGCCGATGATTACCTCGCGGCGGTGGAGAAGCACGGGTGGGACGGGGCCTGGTATCGTCGGGCGTACTTCGACGATGGCACGCCGCTAGGATCGCTGGGCAGCGACGAGTGTCGCATCGACTCCATCGCCCAGAGCTGGAGCGTCATCTCGGGCGCGGGCGATCCGGCCCGGCAGGTGCAAGCCATGGACTCGCTGGAGAGGTACCTGGTACGGGAGGACGGGCGGCTGCTGATGCTGCTCACGCCGCCCTTCGACACCACGGCCCAGGACCCGGGCTACATCAAGGGTTATCTGCCCGGCGTCCGGGAGAACGGCGCGCAATACACCCACGCCGCGCTCTGGGCGGTCCTGGCCACCGCGCTCAGGGGAAAGGGGGACCGGGCGTTCGAGCTCTTTCAGATGCTCAACCCGCTGACCCATGCGCAAACGCCGGAGGAGGTCGAGACCTACAAGGTGGAGCCCTACGTTGTGGCCGCGGACGTGTACACGGCGGAAGGCCAGCTGGGCCGCGGCGGCTGGACCTGGTACACCGGCTCAGCGAGCTGGATGTACCGGGTCGGGCTGGAAGGGATCCTGGGCTTTACCAAGCGGGGCGATACCCTGTTCATCGAGCCCCGCGCGCCGGCCGCGTGGCGGGAGTACACCATCGAGTACCGCCATGGCCAGAGCCTCTATGTCATCGTGGTGCGCCAGGAGGAAGCCACGGAGGCGGGCGTGACCGAAGTGGCTATCGATGGGCGGGTGACGCCGGGAGGCGGGATTCCGCTGGTGGATGATGGCCAGCGTCACGCGGTGACCGTGCGAGCGACGAGTAGAGCGCCCCGCCCGCCACGATCAGATTCGCCACCACCACCTGGAGCGCGTGGATGA
- the msrA gene encoding peptide-methionine (S)-S-oxide reductase MsrA has translation MRHRSYLTGIAAVGLIGLSILGFRLSGAGPAGDRLARAPLPVPTARQRLATFAGGCFWSMQKAFDGVAGVVKTTAGYAGGKKANPAYEDVETGETGHAESVQLVYDPAKISYEKLLDIYWHHIDPLTPNAAFCDRGPQYRSIIFYHDSTQQRLAEASKRALDESHRFATPIVTAIQPATPFYPAEEYHQLFYKKNPARYEAYRIGCGRDQRTRELWGDLAVSKGGGQ, from the coding sequence ATGCGTCATCGTTCGTACCTCACCGGCATCGCCGCCGTCGGACTCATCGGGCTCTCCATCCTCGGCTTCCGGCTCTCCGGGGCGGGGCCCGCGGGTGATCGGCTCGCTCGTGCGCCGCTCCCGGTCCCGACTGCCAGGCAGCGGCTGGCCACCTTCGCCGGCGGGTGCTTCTGGTCGATGCAGAAGGCGTTCGACGGTGTCGCGGGCGTGGTCAAGACCACTGCCGGCTATGCCGGCGGCAAGAAGGCCAATCCAGCCTACGAGGATGTGGAGACGGGGGAGACGGGCCACGCCGAATCGGTGCAACTGGTCTACGATCCGGCCAAGATCTCCTACGAGAAGCTGCTCGATATCTATTGGCACCACATCGATCCGCTGACGCCCAACGCGGCGTTCTGCGATCGCGGACCCCAGTACCGCTCCATCATCTTCTATCACGACTCAACGCAGCAGCGGCTGGCCGAGGCGTCGAAGCGGGCCCTGGACGAGTCGCACCGATTCGCCACGCCGATCGTGACGGCCATCCAGCCGGCGACGCCGTTCTACCCGGCGGAGGAATACCACCAGCTCTTCTACAAGAAGAACCCGGCCCGCTACGAGGCGTACCGGATCGGGTGCGGGCGGGATCAGCGGACCCGGGAGCTCTGGGGCGACCTGGCAGTCTCGAAGGGAGGCGGCCAGTGA